The following DNA comes from Methanosarcina vacuolata Z-761.
CCAAAATTCTACAAGGCGTACAGGAAATCTATTCTTCAATCCAGAATTCACCGATGCAGAATCATACAGAAAATATTCTTTAAGAAAAAAATCCAGATTTGATTCTTTGATTTCGGCCTACACGCTTTCCAGAACCATGGAGAGAAAGTAATATATACTTCTAACTTATCAGGGGAAGTATGCTGGTTACTTCTTCTCGAAAACCTTCTGCAAGAACCAGGGCACTTTGCAAGTTGCTTTCGCGGTTTATGGCTGGCAGATGTATAACGCGCGGAAAAATGGGCATGCAGGAGCTTCTGGAGTTTGCGGAGGGCGGGCCTCTCATAGTTGTAGGAGAGTACCATGGAAATCCCGGGGAACTCAGCTTTTACGATGAAGTCGGAAAGCTCCTTTTTTCACTCAGGTTTACGGACTGGTACTCCAAGGAACTTGATTCCTACTGGTTTCCCGATATCGAGCCTAGGCTTACAGGCCAGGGAGAGATTGCGGACGCCTTTGAGGCTTTTTTCCATTTTCAAAGGGTTGAGAGCGATAAAATCGATCAACTTCTTCCCAGTTCCATCTTAATAGCGATTGGGGAAAAAGATATTGATTTTATAGGCAGTGGAAAGTCCCTTTTTAAGCTTAATCTCAAAGGTTTTAAAAAGTACTGACCTCCAAAC
Coding sequences within:
- a CDS encoding rRNA maturation protein, yielding MLVTSSRKPSARTRALCKLLSRFMAGRCITRGKMGMQELLEFAEGGPLIVVGEYHGNPGELSFYDEVGKLLFSLRFTDWYSKELDSYWFPDIEPRLTGQGEIADAFEAFFHFQRVESDKIDQLLPSSILIAIGEKDIDFIGSGKSLFKLNLKGFKKY